In Vreelandella piezotolerans, one genomic interval encodes:
- a CDS encoding LysR family transcriptional regulator, with amino-acid sequence MQEYATLRAFVAVAHTGSVSRAAEQLHLTQPAVSLKLKQLQQHLGLTLFTRRPQGLTLTADGYALLPTAENALASALAFELTASALHSTLRGKLRIGTIVDPEFIRLGDFLSRLMARAPQLETELHHGMSGNVLSQVEQGELDVGFFLATPGEGTGRPALDWRELTHFHYHVVAPPGWEAKLVDTRWETLAQLPWIVTPTVSAHSRLLERALTDSGAIPRRVAQVDQEVCMLDLVRAGVGLSLARDALAMAERQESGLTVADNVRLPCALSLIWRSDRATEPTIKAALDTLDTVWPQRGRSR; translated from the coding sequence ATGCAGGAGTACGCCACGCTGCGGGCCTTTGTGGCCGTTGCCCACACCGGTAGCGTCTCGCGGGCGGCCGAGCAGCTCCACCTGACTCAGCCCGCCGTCAGCCTAAAGTTGAAGCAGCTACAGCAGCATCTAGGCTTAACGCTCTTTACCCGCCGCCCGCAGGGGTTAACCCTCACCGCTGACGGCTATGCACTCCTACCCACTGCAGAAAATGCGCTGGCCAGCGCGCTCGCCTTCGAGCTGACCGCCAGCGCTTTGCACAGCACCCTGCGTGGCAAGCTGCGCATTGGCACCATCGTCGACCCAGAGTTCATCCGCCTTGGCGACTTTCTCAGCCGCTTGATGGCCCGCGCGCCCCAGCTGGAAACCGAACTTCACCACGGCATGAGCGGCAATGTTTTGAGTCAGGTGGAACAGGGGGAGTTGGACGTAGGCTTCTTTCTCGCCACGCCCGGTGAAGGCACCGGCCGTCCAGCCCTTGATTGGCGCGAATTGACCCACTTTCATTATCACGTCGTCGCCCCGCCAGGCTGGGAAGCCAAGCTCGTCGATACCCGCTGGGAGACGCTTGCCCAGTTACCCTGGATCGTCACCCCCACCGTGTCGGCGCACTCCCGGCTACTCGAACGGGCTTTGACCGACAGCGGCGCGATACCGCGCCGCGTTGCCCAAGTCGACCAGGAGGTCTGTATGCTGGATTTGGTCAGAGCGGGTGTGGGGCTAAGCTTGGCGCGCGACGCGCTGGCCATGGCCGAACGGCAGGAGAGCGGTTTGACAGTGGCGGATAACGTTCGCTTGCCCTGCGCGCTCAGCCTGATTTGGCGCAGCGACCGCGCTACCGAACCCACCATAAAAGCCGCACTGGATACCCTCGATACGGTGTGGCCTCAGCGTGGTCGGTCGCGTTAA
- the msrA gene encoding peptide-methionine (S)-S-oxide reductase MsrA, producing the protein MYRFSSFRPLTLCIMAAAGLASAPLQAQSNSEATFAGGCFWCMEPPYDKQPGVSATTSGYMGGELDNPTYEQVSRGGTGHIEVVNIEYDDSQISYEQLLEIFWRNIDPFAVNRQFCDSGDQYRSAIFYSNEEEQALAEASKAEMEARFDQEITTEILPASEFWRAEEYHQDYYEKNPLRYKFYRLSCGRDDRLEEVWDEEAGGPTFE; encoded by the coding sequence ATGTACCGATTTTCCTCTTTTCGTCCGTTGACGCTGTGCATAATGGCCGCCGCTGGCCTGGCAAGCGCACCGCTCCAGGCGCAATCCAATAGCGAGGCAACGTTTGCTGGCGGCTGTTTCTGGTGCATGGAGCCGCCCTACGACAAGCAGCCGGGTGTCAGCGCCACCACCTCCGGCTATATGGGCGGCGAGCTGGACAACCCCACCTACGAACAGGTCTCCCGGGGCGGCACCGGCCACATAGAAGTCGTCAACATCGAGTACGACGACAGCCAGATCAGCTACGAACAGCTACTGGAGATTTTCTGGCGCAATATCGATCCCTTCGCCGTCAACCGCCAGTTTTGCGATAGCGGCGATCAATACCGCTCGGCCATCTTCTACAGCAACGAGGAGGAGCAGGCGTTAGCGGAAGCCTCGAAAGCCGAGATGGAAGCGAGGTTCGATCAAGAGATCACGACCGAGATCCTGCCGGCCAGCGAGTTTTGGCGCGCCGAGGAGTACCATCAGGATTACTACGAGAAAAACCCGCTCCGCTACAAGTTTTACCGCCTGAGCTGCGGCCGAGATGACCGTTTAGAAGAAGTATGGGACGAAGAGGCAGGCGGTCCTACTTTTGAGTAA